A window from Peromyscus eremicus chromosome 1, PerEre_H2_v1, whole genome shotgun sequence encodes these proteins:
- the LOC131902625 gene encoding vomeronasal type-2 receptor 116-like, whose translation MLFSWIFISCFLQIPILLCSYRSSECLVRMNYRLIDKGNVMITGFFPAYAVYPLNKTIDWRMIKFNRDFMVEFKLRNYQCILAMMFAIEEINSDPYILPNISLGFVVQNVFDGQRYTLANLIGTFSGPGYATPNYRCAREGMSAAVLTGPSWAISEYIGTLLDLYKYPQLTFGPFDTTLNEEKQFSSLYQVAPKDTSLTLGIVSLMLHFHWNWIGLFIIDDRKGAQILSDLRREMEKNGVCIAFVEMILATRGSFLTTSWKNQVQILEPSANVIIIYGDTDSLLSLIVNIKKILLTWKVWVLNSHWDHTQFDNYLLLDSLHGALIFSHHKEEIINFTDFIQTANPYKYPQDTYLHVLWHSFFNCSFLRKYCKILDNCLPNASLEFLPGNIFDMAMSEESYNVYKAVYAVAHSLHDMMLNKVQFQYHGKGKEMEFFPWQLHPFLRKTQLIGHAGDHVVLDQKRQSYAEHDILNFWNFPKGLGIKAKVGTFSPNAPEGQKLSLSSHMIQWATGLTEIPQSVCSESCDPGFRKTHQEGRAACCFDCTPCPENEISNETDVDQCVKCPETHYANTKKSYCLQKSVTFLAYDDPLGKTLTFMSLGFSTLTALVLGVFLKHRDTPIVKANNQDLSYILLITLTLCFLCPLLYIGHPSTVNCILQQNIFGLLFTVALSTVLAKTLTVLIAFKITTPGRMRRWLLIARAPNFIIPICTLLQVVLSGIWLATSPPFIDKDVLSEHRHIIIICNKGSAIAFYCILGYLGTLALGSYLMAFLSRNLPDTFNEAKFLAFSMLVFCSVWVSFLPVYHSTKGKVMVAMEVLSILASSASLLGIIFAPKCYIILLRPERNSLHHIREKTYARRK comes from the exons GTTTAAGTTGAGGAACTACCAATGTATTTTGGCCATGATGTTTGCCATTGAGGAGATCAACAGCGATCCCTATATTTTACCTAATATATCCCTGGGATTTGTTGTCCAGAATGTCTTTGATGGTCAAAGATACACTCTGGCCAATCTTATTGGTACATTTTCAGGCCCTGGTTATGCCACCCCTAACTACAGATGTGCAAGAGAGGGCATGTCAGCTGCTGTACTTACAGGACCATCATGGGCAATATCAGAATACATAGGGACACTGCTGGATCTTTACAAATATCCACAG CTTACTTTTGGGCCTTTTGATACTACCCtgaatgaagaaaaacaattttcttcCCTGTACCAGGTGGCCCCCAAAGACACATCTCTAACACTTGGCATTGTGTCTTTGATGCTTCATTTCCACTGGAACTGGATTGGGCTGTTCATCATAGATGATCGCAAAGGTGCCCAGATTCTATCAGATTTGAGACGTGAGATGGAGAAAAATGGAGTCTGCATAGCATTTGTGGAAATGATCCTAGCCACCAGGGGTTCATTTCTGACCACATCCTGGAAAAATCAGGTGCAGATCCTGGAACCATCAGCAAAtgtgattattatttatggggaCACTGATTCTCTACTGAGCTTAATAGTAAATATTAAGAAGATACTACTCACATGGAAAGTCTGGGTCCTGAACTCACACTGGGATCATACCCAATTTGATAACTATTTACTGTTAGATTCATTGCATGGGGCACTTATTTTTTCACACCATAAGGAGGAGATCATTAATTTTACAGATTTTATTCAGACAGCCAATCCTTACAAATACCCACAAGACACTTATCTTCATGTATTGTGGCACTCATTCTTCAATTGTTCATTTTTGAGGAAATATTGTAAAATTTTGGATAACTGTCTGCCTAATGCCTCCTTGGAATTCTTGCCAGGGAACATatttgatatggccatgagtgaaGAGAGTTACAATGTGTACAAGGCAGTGTATGCTGTGGCCCACAGTCTACATGATATGATGCTCAATAAAGTACAATTTCAATATcatggaaaaggaaaagagatggaaTTCTTCCCTTGGCAG CTTCACCCTTTCCTAAGGAAAACACAACTCATTGGTCATGCTGGAGACCATGTGGTTTTGGATCAGAAAAGGCAATCATATGCAGAACATGACATTCTCAATTTTTGGAATTTCCCAAAAGGTCTTGGGATAAAAGCAAAAGTAGGAACATTTTCTCCAAATGCTCCAGAGGGCCAGAAATTGTCCTTATCTTCTCACATGATACAGTGGGCCACAGGATTAACAGAG ATTCCTCAGTCTGTATGCAGTGAAAGCTGTGATCCCGGATTCAGAAAAACTCACCAGGAGGGTAGAGCTGCCTGTTGCTTTGACTGTACCCCTTGCCCAGAGAATGAAatttccaatgagacag ATGTGGATCAGTGTGTGAAGTGTCCAGAAACTCACTATGCAAATACAAAGAAGAGCTACTGCCTACAGAAAAGTGTGACATTTCTGGCCTATGATGACCCCTTAGGGAAGACACTCACCTTCATGTCCCTGGGCTTCTCCACACTCACAGCTCTTGTTCTTGGGGtgtttctgaagcacagagacacTCCCATTGTCAAGGCCAATAACCAGGATCTCAGTTACATCCTGCTCATCACTCTGACCCTCTGTTTTCTCTGTCCCTTGCTTTACATTGGCCATCCTAGCACAGTCAACTGTATCCTGCAGCAGAACATATTTGGACTTCTATTCACTGTGGCTCTTTCCACTGTGCTGGCCAAAACTCTCACTGTACTTATAGCCTTCAAGATCACTACTCCAGGAAGAATGAGGAGGTGGCTACTGATAGCAAGGGCCCCTAATTTCATCATTCCCATCTGCACCCTGCTGCAAGTTGTTCTTTCTGGAATTTGGCTGGCAACCTCTCCTCCATTTATTGACAAAGATGTCCTTTCAGAACACAGACACATCATCATCATTTGCAACAAAGGCTCAGCTATTGCCTTCTACTGCATCCTGGGATACCTGGGAACACTGGCTCTAGGGAGTTACCTTATGGCTTTTTTGTCCAGAAATCtgcctgacacattcaatgaagccaagttcctggctttcagcatgctggtgttctgcagtgtctgggtcagcttcctccctgtctaccacagcaccaaggggaaGGTCATGGTGGCTATGGAAGTCCTTTCTATCTTGGCTTCCAGTGCATCACTCTTAGGCATCATCTTTGCTCCTAAGTGCTACATCATACTGTTAAGGCCAGAAAGGAATTCACTTCATCACATTAGGGAGAAAACATATGCTAGGAGGAAATAA